One segment of Gopherus flavomarginatus isolate rGopFla2 chromosome 8, rGopFla2.mat.asm, whole genome shotgun sequence DNA contains the following:
- the ANAPC13 gene encoding anaphase-promoting complex subunit 13 yields MDSEVQRDGRILDLIDDAWREDKLPYEDVAIPLNELPEPEQDNGGTTESVKEQEMKWTDLALQYLHENVPPIGN; encoded by the exons ATGGACAGTGAGGTGCAGAGGGATGGAAGAATCCTGGATTTGATTGATGATGCATGGAGAGAAGATAAATTACCCTATGAGGATGTAGCAATACCATTG AATGAGCTTCCTGAACCAGAACAAGATAATGGCGGCACAACAGAGTCAGTAAAAGAACAAGAAATGAAATGGACAGACTTGGCTTTGCAATATTTGCATGAAAATGTTCCCCCAATAGGAAACTAG